The genomic DNA gtcctcctctgtagctctcctcctctccttctctgtcctcctctgtagctgtcctcctctctcttcctctccttctctgtcctcctctgtagctgtcctcctctctcctcctctctcctcctctctcctcctctccttctctgtcctcctctgtagctctcctcctctcctcctgtcccactctgttgctctccttctctccacctctgtcagtgtccatccctctctcttcctctcctcctctgtcagagtgtccatcctctctctcctcctctgtcccagcctgtccatctctgtgtgttgagATGTCGTCCCTACTGAGAAAAGAGATGCAGAGGATGTTGTTTAGACCTGAAGGACAGAAACTACAGAAGTTTATAGAGATACATGAAGCAACACCAGGAAGACATTTTCTCTGTGTCTACGGTAAAAATCAGCAtcttctgtttcatttgtttgattttattgttcatttatttattcaatCATCTTGCTTTTTTTTAATTTTCTACGATTCTCTCCTTCTATTTCTCTTTCTAAATGATGTTCTGTCTGTTTCCGTGCTGGTTTTTCTTCTTTATAATGATGGATTGATGGTCCCgtgcggctcagttggtagagtatgatgcttgtaatgccagggttgtgggttccagtCCCATGTGTGACCAAATCTCTTTCTAAATGATGTTGTGGTTTTTCTTCTGTTTTCTTCCATTCTTACTTTCCTTTGGTCTCTGATGAAGAGATGATGATGTTTCTGTTTTAGGACTACTTGTTCTTTTTAATGACGGATGGAtggattgtttttgttttttttctcaaagaCCTCAGGGAAGTCTGTTGATGAGGAGGTTACTAAGGTCATATAACACACTGCATCTGCTATGGAAAATAGGCTTGAATAGTTTGTCTTTGGATACAGTCCGTGAACGTCACCAATAGAGGAGTATTACTTCAACTCGCTAATTGAATTTCCAATTGCTGGATAACATCCGTTGTCCTCGGGAAAACGGCATCCCTTTTGGAACAATGCATTTTGTCCCCTATTGGGAAAAACAACATTAGCTTTGCTTGAGAAAACGGCTTGACTATTCCTTTCCAAAACATAATTGTTGTCCTCTGGTCCACAGTGACCAAGACCAAAGAGGTGCAGCTGTGTGTGGTGAGATCTCGGAAATCACTGTATTCTGGATCAAACAAGTTGCTGAATTCCCAGAAATCCGGATCGAAAAAGAAGCTCAAGTCTCAGTTTTGCCTGAGTTCCTGCTTGGAGGACTCCTACTTGAGGACGGAAGTCTGGCTCCTCCAGGACCTCACTCTGCTGGACGGGCGGGATCCGGACGTGGTAAGGAACATCATTCTCAGATTTTGCATTACATCCGTGTTTACATTTAAGTGTTGACTCTTGGGGCCGCCATGATTCTGTCCTCACTGCAAGGTGAACAGTTGTTCCATTACAACATTTACTGTGACATTCTTCTTCTTCTAGTCCCCCTTTGATGACctcacctcccctctcttctcccccccccccccccggcccctGTAGGACGACCCGTGTTTCCTGATGCACCTCTCCACTGTGCGGTCGGTGACGGCCTTCAGCTGCGGCGCCAAGTACTGCATGGCGCGGGCCCTGGTTGCCCTGAGCGACAAGCACTGCGGGCGACCTTTGACTCTGGTGAACTATGACCTGGCCTACATCAGTCCGTCGTCTATATATTTgaacagaggagactgtgtggtgCTGATGCAGATATGTTTCTACGCTGCTAACCTGGTGTGTCTGTCCTTGTGCCCTGTACCTCTGGACTGACAGAGATATTTTGGATTTGGATTTATTGTGGAtccccaaggcag from Salmo trutta unplaced genomic scaffold, fSalTru1.1, whole genome shotgun sequence includes the following:
- the LOC115190804 gene encoding exocyst complex component 1-like, which encodes MSSLLRKEMQRMLFRPEGQKLQKFIEIHEATPGRHFLCVYVTKTKEVQLCVVRSRKSLYSGSNKLLNSQKSGSKKKLKSQFCLSSCLEDSYLRTEVWLLQDLTLLDGRDPDVDDPCFLMHLSTVRSVTAFSCGAKYCMARALVALSDKHCGRPLTLVNYDLAYISPSSIYLNRGDCVVLMQICFYAANLVCLSLCPVPLD